DNA from Flavobacteriales bacterium:
TCAAAAGACTGTATAGCACTAATAAAAAGGGCTGACAAAATATGCGATGTTAACGTCTTAGAAGACCCCGATTATTTCGTGGCTATAGATAATTACAGAACTCTATTAAAGGACAAACAATAAAAAAGTAGGAGTGAAAACTCCTACTTTTTTATTGCATTAAGTAATCTTAGGTTATTACTCAATAACAATCCTTGTCTTTAACGATTGTGTTGGACTAGATAAATCCATAATATAAATTCCTTTATTGACATTAGCCAAGTCAATGCTATTAGTTATACTTATTAGCTGTTGCTGATGAACAATTTGTCCTAAGGCATTACTAATGGTAAGGTTCAACTGACTTTGAGGTTTATCACTCAACTCAAGAGTAAATTGTCCATTGTTAGGGTTTGGATAAACTTTGATATCCGACTTGCTAAACTGACTTATGGAAACTTGACCAGTATCTAAAGATGATACAGTAATACACTCGGTTGTTTTTGTACAATTACCGATGGTAATTTGACAAGCGTAATCATTAAGAGCAGTAGCTGTATATTGTCTCGAAGTAGCTCCACTGATTGGAGATAAATCCGAACAATTAAGCCATTGATAAGTTGCCGCAGGGTCAGTTTCATTTGAACTTAAAAAGATATTTTGAGTTTGACCTAACATCAAGTCCACATACATTATAGAAAGGTTAGTTTCAACTATACTATCACAATTAAACATATCTTGAATAGTATCTATATATGTACCAGTTTGAGTATATATATTTCCATTAGCCGATATAAAGGTGTCACATTCTAATACGTTAACTGAAGTTAAAGAGGTAGAGTTTACAGTTAGATTAATGGTGTAAATACTATCACACATAGTATTACTTATTGTATCTGTATAAACACCTGTTTGAGTATATACATTTCCTGAAATAGGTGAAGTATAGCTATTGCATACTGTATCAGTCAATACTAAGTGTTGAGTACATTTTTTGACTTTAAAATTGTCAATGTAGAAATTAAAATCATTTCCGCTTTGTGTACTTTCAGCATAGAAAGCAAATTTTACCAGAGAAGAATAAGAAGATAAATCATAAACTTGGTGTGTTGATGTATTTGGTATGCCTGTAGTAGATGTCCAAACATCTAAACTATTTTGCTTACTCCAAGTTATGCCATTATCAGTAGAAATTAATACTCTTACTGTATCATCAACTCCAATCTCTGCAGGACCAACTCCACTATAAGCCGTTCCAATTATATCAAACTCTAATTGAAAATTCTGACCGTTATTACCTAAATCAATAGATGGTGAAATTAGCCATTCTTTAATATTAGACCCAAATAAATTTACTTTAGCTGACATAGAATTTAACGCATTATTACCAAAAAAATCACTTGTCCAAATAGCATCATGAAATGATAAATTCGTGCTATCTGAAATTAAGCCTTTAGCTTCGACCCAACAATCTGGTGCTATTACATCAAAAGTCTGTAATTGTGTTGGTGCTATAAAATTTTCACATAATGTTGTAAAGGCAATAGGACCAGACCATAAACTGGTATCACCATCATCACAAAAACTACTCACATAAAATTCATAATCGGTATTTGGCGATAAATCTGTAACAATTAATGTATCGTTAATTACATTTACAATATTAGCCGTGTCTTGAGTAAAACCGACCACACCATATTCGACAAAATAAAGTGAATCTGCTCCGGTCCAACTAATAGTCCCACTAGTTTGTTCAATATTGGAAACAGAAAGAAGTGTTGGTTGTGGACATGGTGGTTTAGAACTAATTAAAAAATTATCAATAAAGAAATCTAAATCACTCGCAGTCGTACTAGAAAAAACATA
Protein-coding regions in this window:
- a CDS encoding fibronectin type III domain-containing protein, whose product is MKKTLFFLVGMLANISQVFSQVSLGVADNTNSPLPIDAYYTYSYSQTIYLADEINTSGSIDSICFRTLSGTNLFSSNDWLVLVGYTPLSEFGFEWINAALLDTVFDGQISITNDTVYIPFDNAFFYDGNQNLVIAVLEKTLGYNGSLDRFYCTNTPNSRSRGFATDLGPIDPYTITDGNNINAFSDITFFGISQSCPQPSNLVVDSINSNFVAFSWNGNNFDFEVDLGEDGLPLGQGNVFSTQLDSVSVDTLLSATNYRIYVREICGVGDTSAWTGPLSFTTACGIYMPDYLQEFTDFPLLCWEMNKGQISDSTAFESVSNLWVETGFANSGGYLGTGAIKTNLYSNTKEWLISPTIDLGNSSTDFQLSFDAALTQYNISNSGTFDADDSVFVVISTDNGITWSQNDILYQWHEGVSLSNSGEEIVIDLSDYTGLVKLAFYVFSSTTASDLDFFIDNFLISSKPPCPQPTLLSVSNIEQTSGTISWTGADSLYFVEYGVVGFTQDTANIVNVINDTLIVTDLSPNTDYEFYVSSFCDDGDTSLWSGPIAFTTLCENFIAPTQLQTFDVIAPDCWVEAKGLISDSTNLSFHDAIWTSDFFGNNALNSMSAKVNLFGSNIKEWLISPSIDLGNNGQNFQLEFDIIGTAYSGVGPAEIGVDDTVRVLISTDNGITWSKQNSLDVWTSTTGIPNTSTHQVYDLSSYSSLVKFAFYAESTQSGNDFNFYIDNFKVKKCTQHLVLTDTVCNSYTSPISGNVYTQTGVYTDTISNTMCDSIYTINLTVNSTSLTSVNVLECDTFISANGNIYTQTGTYIDTIQDMFNCDSIVETNLSIMYVDLMLGQTQNIFLSSNETDPAATYQWLNCSDLSPISGATSRQYTATALNDYACQITIGNCTKTTECITVSSLDTGQVSISQFSKSDIKVYPNPNNGQFTLELSDKPQSQLNLTISNALGQIVHQQQLISITNSIDLANVNKGIYIMDLSSPTQSLKTRIVIE